From the genome of Populus trichocarpa isolate Nisqually-1 chromosome 15, P.trichocarpa_v4.1, whole genome shotgun sequence, one region includes:
- the LOC7474850 gene encoding zinc finger protein BRUTUS-like At1g18910 isoform X3 — MDSSGVGDSPKLPPDKERDAESPWPPAVVEAECFSNVRLTDAPILLLVHFHKALRVEIADLRRLAVTASQAESEARRPELVVELRRRFDFLKLAYKYHTATEDEVIFLALDTCIKNVARTYSLEHESIHDLFGTIFHWLDRLEENKSGLEPFQELVVCIGTMQSSICQHMLKEEEQVFPLLMQQFSPSEQASLVWQFICSVPVIVLEDLLPWMYSFFCPEKQVETVQCIRQMVPKEESLQEVVISWLLRNDQSSPRACIRIRQGNQDVPNKMKSILQLQSSKRLLEQNQRRRKHCVQTDVGKSLVDYLHLWHVAIQKEWKEILEELYQIRTLISALTVDSILFRLKFLADVIIFYSIALKRFFFPVLKLANKHMFPSSSEQSSIENHIESLHKLLYCQKGLPSCKFVEKLCQEMKSLAMDLTKQFIFYETKVFPFISNNCSLETQLQILYMSLHVMPLGLLKCAITWFAIHLSKNESRSILDSMNLGEVLANKSFTSLLLEWFHIGYSGKTSMENFCKDLEKVFRSRYSILPEQIKDVVSLSSQTQTCKESKSNNIELVSANKGKNFLSYALSPGSHRGKACDTSYTSEINLHIFFPGTLWASDAFLKLPGGESSSAPTINQPIPLDFIFFFHKALMKDLEDLVFGSVKLAENIGFLTEFHRHFHLLQFWYQFHSDAEDEIVFPALEAKEEVRNISHSYTIDHKLEVEYFNEVSHLLDKMSELHISASTDDLEKQDQILVKHNRLCMKLHYTCKSMHKLLSDHVHREEVELWPMFRECFSIQEQEKIIGRMLGNIKAKTLQDMIPWLLGSLTPEEQREMMSLWRNVTKNTMFDDWLREWWEGYDIAHVATELNTSCTPDPLDIIARYLPTEAFDKQGDDLYDTIEFSQRDFYSVNIEKQEEESFDDKVNIHNGDRNNDECSECKKLLCEGDKERFNEVSNLTNKTDKPGQPFQLTLKSKYHERLLKMSQDDMEAAIRRVSRESSLDHQKKSFIIQNLIMSRWIVHQKISHTEVTISSNGGEEIPGQHPSYRDSPEPILGCKHYKRNCKLVMPCCNKIYTCIRCHDELADHSTDRRAITKMMCMKCLIIQPIGETCSTVSCNNLSMGRYYCRICKLLDDERNILALTTPAQSVASHLETCRCTFRCWMHYWLKKKFQMNTLDKLSLYSVMTVRRKELLVSIGYIANAHTVAHTTPGFYDSC; from the exons ATGGACAGCTCCGGCGTCGGCGATTCTCCGAAATTACCGCCGGATAAGGAGAGAGATGCGGAGTCGCCATGGCCGCCGGCCGTGGTGGAGGCGGAGTGTTTCTCCAATGTCCGGCTCACAGACGCTCCCATACTTTTGCTTGTTCATTTCCACAAGGCACTGCGGGTGGAGATAGCTGACCTCCGCCGTCTGGCAGTCACGGCCTCCCAGGCTGAGAGTGAGGCTCGTCGACCCGAGCTGGTAGTTGAGCTCCGTCGAAGATTCGATTTTCTCAAACTTGCGTATAAGTATCACACAGCTACCGAAGATGag GTTATCTTTCTTGCATTAGATACCTGCATTAAAAATGTTGCCCGTACATATTCGCTTGAGCATGAAAGCATCCATGACCTCTTTGGAACTATTTTTCATTGGTTGGACCGATTGGAGGAAAATAAAAGTGGTTTGGAGCCCTTTCAGGAACTTGTAGTTTGCATCGGCACCATGCAGTCCTCCATTTGTCAGCATATGCTGAAAGAAGAAGAGCAG GTTTTTCCTTTGCTTATGCAGCAGTTCTCTCCCAGTGAACAGGCTTCACTTGTGTGGCAGTTCATTTGCAGCGTCCCTGTGATTGTGCTGGAGGATTTGTTGCCATGGATGTACTCCTTTTTTTGTCCAGAAAAACAAGTGGAGACTGTACAATGCATCAGACAAATGGTACCCAAGGAAGAATCATTGCAAGAG GTGGTAATTTCTTGGCTCCTTAGAAATGATCAATCCTCTCCTAGGGCTTGCATCAGGATTAGACAAGGAAATCAGGATGTACCCAACAAGATGAAAAGCATACTGCAATTGCAATCCTCTAAGAGGCTTTTGGAACAAAATCAACGAAGAAGGAAACATTGTGTCCAAACTGACGTTGGAAAAAGTCTGGTTGATTATCTACATCTTTGGCATGTTGCCATCCAGAAAGAGTGGAAAGAAATTTTGGAAGAGTTGTATCAGATTAGAACCTTAATCAGTGCTTTAACTGTAGATTCAATACTCTTCAGGCTGAAATTTCTCGCTGATGTGATTATCTTTTACAG CATTGCATTGAAGAGGTTCTTTTTCCCTGTGTTAAAGCTTGCGAACAAACACATGTTCCCTTCCTCCAGTGAGCAGTCCTCCATTGAAAATCACATAGAAAGCCTACACAAGTTGCTGTATTGTCAAAAGGGCTTACCATCATGCAAGTTTGTAGAGAAGCTTTGCCAAGAAATGAAATCTTTGGCGATGGATCTTaccaaacaatttattttttatgaaaccaAG GTATTTCCCTTTATTAGCAACAACTGCAGCCTTGAAACACAGCTGCAGATTTTGTACATGAGCCTTCATGTTATGCCACTGGGGTTACTGAAGTGTGCAATCACTTGGTTTGCAATTCACTTGTCTAAAAATGAATCCAGGTCCATTCTTGATAGCATGAATTTGGGGGAAGTTTTAGCCAACAAATCTTTCACTTCCCTTTTACTTGAGTGGTTCCACATCGGTTATTCAGGCAAAACCTCCATGGAAAATTTCTGCAAGGATTTGGAGAAAGTGTTCAGGAGCAGATATTCTATTCTACCTGAGCAAATCAAGGATGTTGTTTCCTTATCCTCACAGACTCAGACTTGTAAAGAATCTAAATCTAATAATATAGAACTGGTCTCTGCGAACAAGGgtaaaaattttctttcttatgcTTTATCTCCTGGTTCCCACAGAGGTAAGGCATGTGACACATCCTACACTAGCGAAATAAATCTGCACATATTTTTTCCTGGAACATTATGGGCATCGGATGCTTTTCTTAAATTGCCTGGTGGAGAGAGTTCTTCAGCTCCAACTATCAATCAACCAATACCGttggatttcatttttttcttccacaAGGCTCTCATGAAAGACTTGGAAGACCTTGTCTTTGGTTCGGTTAAACTAGCTGAAAACATCGGATTCCTAACAGAGTTCCACCGACACTTCCATCTCCTGCAGTTTTGGTATCAATTCCATAGTGATGCAGAGGATGAAATTGTCTTTCCAGCCCTGGAAGCTAAGGAAGAAGTTCGAAACATTAGCCACTCCTACACCATTGACCACAAGCTTGAAGTTGAATACTTTAATGAAGTTAGCCACTTGTTAGATAAGATGTCTGAACTGCACATTTCCGCTTCTACTGATGATTTGGAAAAGCAGGATCAGATACTGGTGAAACACAATCGACTATGTATGAAACTCCATTATACATGCAAGTCAATGCATAAACTACTGTCTGACCATGTTCATCGAGAAGAAGTTGAACTTTGGCCCATGTTTAGAGAATGCTTCTCCATCCAAGAGCAAGAAAAGATCATTGGACGCATGCTAGGGAACATTAAAGCCAAAACGTTACAAGATATGATACCCTGGCTTCTTGGTTCTTTAACACCTGAGGAACAACGTGAAATGATGTCTTTATGGCGTAATGTGACAAAAAATACAATGTTTGATGACTGGTTGCGAGAATGGTGGGAAGGGTATGACATAGCTCATGTGGCAACGGAGTTGAATACTTCATGTACTCCTGATCCTCTGGATATTATTGCAAGATATCTGCCTACAGAAGCCTTTGACAAACAAGGTGATGATCTCTATGATACCATTGAGTTTTCACAAAGAGACTTTTATAGTGTTAATATTGAGaagcaagaagaagaaagtttcGATGATAAAGTAAATATACATAATGGAGATCGAAACAATGATGAATGTTCAGAATGTAAAAAACTACTTTGCGAGGGTGACAAGGAGAGATTTAATGAAGTTTCTAATCTTACAAATAAGACTGATAAACCAGGCCAGCCTTTTCAATTAACTCTGAAGTCCAAGTATCACGAGCGGCTTCTGAAAATGAGTCAGGACGATATGGAGGCAGCAATAAGAAGAGTATCTCGCGAATCATCCTTGGATCATCAGAAGAAATCATTCATAATCCAGAACCTGATAATGAG CCGTTGGATTGTTCATCAAAAGATATCTCATACAGAAGTAACCATCTCAAGTAATGGTGGGGAAGAAATTCCAGGTCAGCATCCATCTTATCGGGATTCTCCTGAACCAATCCTGGGTTGCAAACACTATAAAAGAAACTGTAAGCTTGTCATGCCTTGTTGTAACAAGATTTATACGTGCATACGTTGCCATGATGAGTTGGCTGATCATTCAACTGATAG GAGAGCTATTACAAAGATGATGTGCATGAAATGCTTGATTATACAGCCAATTGGAGAAACATGCTCAACTGTCTCCTGTAATAATTTATCGATGGGAAGATACTATTGCAGGATCTGCAAATTGCTTGATGATGAAAG GAATATACTTGCACTCACTACACCTGCCCAATCTGTAGCAAGTCACTTGGAGACATGCAG GTGTACTTTCAGATGTTGGATGCATTACTGGCTGAAGAAAAAATTCCAGATGAATACTCTGGACAAACTCAG TTTATACTCTGTAATGACTGTGAGAAGAAAGGAGCTGCTCGTTTCCATTGGCTATATCGCAAATGCCCATACTGTGGCTCATACAACACCAGGCTTCTATGACTCTTGTTGA
- the LOC7474850 gene encoding zinc finger protein BRUTUS-like At1g18910 isoform X1, whose translation MDSSGVGDSPKLPPDKERDAESPWPPAVVEAECFSNVRLTDAPILLLVHFHKALRVEIADLRRLAVTASQAESEARRPELVVELRRRFDFLKLAYKYHTATEDEVIFLALDTCIKNVARTYSLEHESIHDLFGTIFHWLDRLEENKSGLEPFQELVVCIGTMQSSICQHMLKEEEQVFPLLMQQFSPSEQASLVWQFICSVPVIVLEDLLPWMYSFFCPEKQVETVQCIRQMVPKEESLQEVVISWLLRNDQSSPRACIRIRQGNQDVPNKMKSILQLQSSKRLLEQNQRRRKHCVQTDVGKSLVDYLHLWHVAIQKEWKEILEELYQIRTLISALTVDSILFRLKFLADVIIFYSIALKRFFFPVLKLANKHMFPSSSEQSSIENHIESLHKLLYCQKGLPSCKFVEKLCQEMKSLAMDLTKQFIFYETKVFPFISNNCSLETQLQILYMSLHVMPLGLLKCAITWFAIHLSKNESRSILDSMNLGEVLANKSFTSLLLEWFHIGYSGKTSMENFCKDLEKVFRSRYSILPEQIKDVVSLSSQTQTCKESKSNNIELVSANKGKNFLSYALSPGSHRGKACDTSYTSEINLHIFFPGTLWASDAFLKLPGGESSSAPTINQPIPLDFIFFFHKALMKDLEDLVFGSVKLAENIGFLTEFHRHFHLLQFWYQFHSDAEDEIVFPALEAKEEVRNISHSYTIDHKLEVEYFNEVSHLLDKMSELHISASTDDLEKQDQILVKHNRLCMKLHYTCKSMHKLLSDHVHREEVELWPMFRECFSIQEQEKIIGRMLGNIKAKTLQDMIPWLLGSLTPEEQREMMSLWRNVTKNTMFDDWLREWWEGYDIAHVATELNTSCTPDPLDIIARYLPTEAFDKQGDDLYDTIEFSQRDFYSVNIEKQEEESFDDKVNIHNGDRNNDECSECKKLLCEGDKERFNEVSNLTNKTDKPGQPFQLTLKSKYHERLLKMSQDDMEAAIRRVSRESSLDHQKKSFIIQNLIMSRWIVHQKISHTEVTISSNGGEEIPGQHPSYRDSPEPILGCKHYKRNCKLVMPCCNKIYTCIRCHDELADHSTDRRAITKMMCMKCLIIQPIGETCSTVSCNNLSMGRYYCRICKLLDDEREIYHCPYCNLCRVGKGLGIDYFHCMNCNACMARSLSVHVCREKCLEDNCPICHEYIFTSSTPVKALYCGHLMHSTCFQEYTCTHYTCPICSKSLGDMQVYFQMLDALLAEEKIPDEYSGQTQVYRSPSLIILAKCYKIYPLMDCERDCSLYSVMTVRRKELLVSIGYIANAHTVAHTTPGFYDSC comes from the exons ATGGACAGCTCCGGCGTCGGCGATTCTCCGAAATTACCGCCGGATAAGGAGAGAGATGCGGAGTCGCCATGGCCGCCGGCCGTGGTGGAGGCGGAGTGTTTCTCCAATGTCCGGCTCACAGACGCTCCCATACTTTTGCTTGTTCATTTCCACAAGGCACTGCGGGTGGAGATAGCTGACCTCCGCCGTCTGGCAGTCACGGCCTCCCAGGCTGAGAGTGAGGCTCGTCGACCCGAGCTGGTAGTTGAGCTCCGTCGAAGATTCGATTTTCTCAAACTTGCGTATAAGTATCACACAGCTACCGAAGATGag GTTATCTTTCTTGCATTAGATACCTGCATTAAAAATGTTGCCCGTACATATTCGCTTGAGCATGAAAGCATCCATGACCTCTTTGGAACTATTTTTCATTGGTTGGACCGATTGGAGGAAAATAAAAGTGGTTTGGAGCCCTTTCAGGAACTTGTAGTTTGCATCGGCACCATGCAGTCCTCCATTTGTCAGCATATGCTGAAAGAAGAAGAGCAG GTTTTTCCTTTGCTTATGCAGCAGTTCTCTCCCAGTGAACAGGCTTCACTTGTGTGGCAGTTCATTTGCAGCGTCCCTGTGATTGTGCTGGAGGATTTGTTGCCATGGATGTACTCCTTTTTTTGTCCAGAAAAACAAGTGGAGACTGTACAATGCATCAGACAAATGGTACCCAAGGAAGAATCATTGCAAGAG GTGGTAATTTCTTGGCTCCTTAGAAATGATCAATCCTCTCCTAGGGCTTGCATCAGGATTAGACAAGGAAATCAGGATGTACCCAACAAGATGAAAAGCATACTGCAATTGCAATCCTCTAAGAGGCTTTTGGAACAAAATCAACGAAGAAGGAAACATTGTGTCCAAACTGACGTTGGAAAAAGTCTGGTTGATTATCTACATCTTTGGCATGTTGCCATCCAGAAAGAGTGGAAAGAAATTTTGGAAGAGTTGTATCAGATTAGAACCTTAATCAGTGCTTTAACTGTAGATTCAATACTCTTCAGGCTGAAATTTCTCGCTGATGTGATTATCTTTTACAG CATTGCATTGAAGAGGTTCTTTTTCCCTGTGTTAAAGCTTGCGAACAAACACATGTTCCCTTCCTCCAGTGAGCAGTCCTCCATTGAAAATCACATAGAAAGCCTACACAAGTTGCTGTATTGTCAAAAGGGCTTACCATCATGCAAGTTTGTAGAGAAGCTTTGCCAAGAAATGAAATCTTTGGCGATGGATCTTaccaaacaatttattttttatgaaaccaAG GTATTTCCCTTTATTAGCAACAACTGCAGCCTTGAAACACAGCTGCAGATTTTGTACATGAGCCTTCATGTTATGCCACTGGGGTTACTGAAGTGTGCAATCACTTGGTTTGCAATTCACTTGTCTAAAAATGAATCCAGGTCCATTCTTGATAGCATGAATTTGGGGGAAGTTTTAGCCAACAAATCTTTCACTTCCCTTTTACTTGAGTGGTTCCACATCGGTTATTCAGGCAAAACCTCCATGGAAAATTTCTGCAAGGATTTGGAGAAAGTGTTCAGGAGCAGATATTCTATTCTACCTGAGCAAATCAAGGATGTTGTTTCCTTATCCTCACAGACTCAGACTTGTAAAGAATCTAAATCTAATAATATAGAACTGGTCTCTGCGAACAAGGgtaaaaattttctttcttatgcTTTATCTCCTGGTTCCCACAGAGGTAAGGCATGTGACACATCCTACACTAGCGAAATAAATCTGCACATATTTTTTCCTGGAACATTATGGGCATCGGATGCTTTTCTTAAATTGCCTGGTGGAGAGAGTTCTTCAGCTCCAACTATCAATCAACCAATACCGttggatttcatttttttcttccacaAGGCTCTCATGAAAGACTTGGAAGACCTTGTCTTTGGTTCGGTTAAACTAGCTGAAAACATCGGATTCCTAACAGAGTTCCACCGACACTTCCATCTCCTGCAGTTTTGGTATCAATTCCATAGTGATGCAGAGGATGAAATTGTCTTTCCAGCCCTGGAAGCTAAGGAAGAAGTTCGAAACATTAGCCACTCCTACACCATTGACCACAAGCTTGAAGTTGAATACTTTAATGAAGTTAGCCACTTGTTAGATAAGATGTCTGAACTGCACATTTCCGCTTCTACTGATGATTTGGAAAAGCAGGATCAGATACTGGTGAAACACAATCGACTATGTATGAAACTCCATTATACATGCAAGTCAATGCATAAACTACTGTCTGACCATGTTCATCGAGAAGAAGTTGAACTTTGGCCCATGTTTAGAGAATGCTTCTCCATCCAAGAGCAAGAAAAGATCATTGGACGCATGCTAGGGAACATTAAAGCCAAAACGTTACAAGATATGATACCCTGGCTTCTTGGTTCTTTAACACCTGAGGAACAACGTGAAATGATGTCTTTATGGCGTAATGTGACAAAAAATACAATGTTTGATGACTGGTTGCGAGAATGGTGGGAAGGGTATGACATAGCTCATGTGGCAACGGAGTTGAATACTTCATGTACTCCTGATCCTCTGGATATTATTGCAAGATATCTGCCTACAGAAGCCTTTGACAAACAAGGTGATGATCTCTATGATACCATTGAGTTTTCACAAAGAGACTTTTATAGTGTTAATATTGAGaagcaagaagaagaaagtttcGATGATAAAGTAAATATACATAATGGAGATCGAAACAATGATGAATGTTCAGAATGTAAAAAACTACTTTGCGAGGGTGACAAGGAGAGATTTAATGAAGTTTCTAATCTTACAAATAAGACTGATAAACCAGGCCAGCCTTTTCAATTAACTCTGAAGTCCAAGTATCACGAGCGGCTTCTGAAAATGAGTCAGGACGATATGGAGGCAGCAATAAGAAGAGTATCTCGCGAATCATCCTTGGATCATCAGAAGAAATCATTCATAATCCAGAACCTGATAATGAG CCGTTGGATTGTTCATCAAAAGATATCTCATACAGAAGTAACCATCTCAAGTAATGGTGGGGAAGAAATTCCAGGTCAGCATCCATCTTATCGGGATTCTCCTGAACCAATCCTGGGTTGCAAACACTATAAAAGAAACTGTAAGCTTGTCATGCCTTGTTGTAACAAGATTTATACGTGCATACGTTGCCATGATGAGTTGGCTGATCATTCAACTGATAG GAGAGCTATTACAAAGATGATGTGCATGAAATGCTTGATTATACAGCCAATTGGAGAAACATGCTCAACTGTCTCCTGTAATAATTTATCGATGGGAAGATACTATTGCAGGATCTGCAAATTGCTTGATGATGAAAG GGAAATCTACCACTGCCCTTACTGTAATCTCTGCCGAGTGGGGAAGGGATTGGGCATCGATTACTTTCATTGCATGAATTGCAATGCCTGCATGGCAAGGTCTCTTTCCGTTCATGTATGCAGAGAAAAATGTCTGGAGGACAACTGTCCAATTTGCCATGAATACATTTTCACATCAAGCACTCCTGTGAAAGCCCTTTATTGTGGTCATTTGATGCACTCAACATGTTTTCAG GAATATACTTGCACTCACTACACCTGCCCAATCTGTAGCAAGTCACTTGGAGACATGCAG GTGTACTTTCAGATGTTGGATGCATTACTGGCTGAAGAAAAAATTCCAGATGAATACTCTGGACAAACTCAGGTTTATAGATCTCCTTCCCTCATTATTCTTGCGAAATGTtataaaatatatcctttgATGGATTGTGAAAGGGATTGCAGTTTATACTCTGTAATGACTGTGAGAAGAAAGGAGCTGCTCGTTTCCATTGGCTATATCGCAAATGCCCATACTGTGGCTCATACAACACCAGGCTTCTATGACTCTTGTTGA